From Pseudomonas sp. LS1212, the proteins below share one genomic window:
- a CDS encoding SDR family oxidoreductase has translation MMSHFNRLLEGRRVLVTGGARGLGHAFAQALGQAGARVVIADILDERVQTTAAELAAQGLDVSGIALDLGNPDAISACVAEAVERLGGLDGLVNNASITNSGGKTCEELDIDTWDQVMQVNVRGTWLMTRACLPALRASGKGAVVNLASDTPLWGAPNLLAYVASKGAIIAMTRSLARELGSDNITVNAIAPGLVLVEATAYVPEARHRLYTEQRAIQRPQLPEDVSGAVVFALSDLARFITGQTLPVNGGFVMP, from the coding sequence ATGATGAGCCACTTCAATCGTCTCCTCGAAGGCCGTCGCGTGCTGGTGACCGGTGGCGCCCGCGGCCTGGGCCATGCATTCGCCCAGGCCCTTGGCCAGGCCGGTGCCCGGGTGGTGATCGCCGACATACTGGACGAGCGTGTACAAACGACCGCCGCCGAACTGGCCGCACAAGGCCTGGATGTCAGCGGTATCGCCCTGGACCTGGGCAACCCCGACGCCATCAGCGCCTGCGTTGCCGAAGCGGTCGAGCGCCTGGGCGGGCTCGACGGGCTGGTCAACAACGCTTCGATCACCAACTCCGGCGGCAAGACCTGCGAAGAGCTGGACATCGACACCTGGGACCAGGTCATGCAAGTCAACGTGCGCGGCACCTGGCTGATGACCCGCGCTTGTCTGCCGGCACTGCGCGCCAGCGGCAAGGGCGCGGTCGTCAACCTGGCCTCGGACACACCGCTGTGGGGCGCGCCAAACCTGCTGGCCTACGTCGCCAGCAAGGGCGCGATCATCGCCATGACCCGCAGCCTGGCCCGCGAACTGGGCAGCGACAACATCACGGTCAACGCGATCGCACCGGGCCTGGTCCTGGTCGAGGCGACAGCCTACGTACCCGAGGCGCGCCATCGCCTGTACACCGAACAACGGGCGATTCAACGCCCGCAACTTCCCGAGGACGTCAGCGGAGCGGTGGTGTTCGCCCTCTCTGACTTGGCCCGATTCATCACTGGACAAACCTTGCCGGTCAACGGCGGGTTCGTCATGCCTTGA
- a CDS encoding aspartate dehydrogenase yields the protein MLHITMIGCGAIGVGVLELLEKDPQLCVDHVIASAGSEDLVRQRLSSFRQPPQVLTALPADAHPDLLVECAGHRAIEEHVLPALERGIACLIVSVGALSEVGLVERLEAAAARGNTHIELLPGAIGGIDALSAAKVGGLDAVNYIGRKPARAWKNTPGELVCDLDAITEATVIFQGSAREAARLYPKNANVAATLSLAGLGLDRTQVTLIADPLSDENVHQFEARGAFGGFELSLRGKPLQANPKTSALTVYSVVRALGNHAHAISI from the coding sequence ATGTTGCATATCACCATGATCGGCTGCGGTGCCATTGGCGTCGGCGTGCTCGAACTGCTGGAGAAAGACCCGCAGCTTTGCGTTGACCACGTCATCGCCTCGGCCGGGTCCGAGGACCTGGTCCGGCAGCGCCTGTCCAGTTTCAGGCAGCCACCCCAGGTGCTGACCGCGTTGCCGGCCGATGCCCATCCCGACCTGTTGGTCGAATGCGCCGGCCACCGCGCCATCGAAGAGCATGTATTGCCCGCGTTGGAGCGTGGCATCGCCTGCCTGATCGTTTCGGTCGGCGCGCTTTCGGAGGTTGGCCTGGTCGAGCGCCTGGAGGCGGCCGCCGCACGCGGCAACACCCACATCGAACTGTTGCCCGGCGCCATCGGTGGTATCGATGCGCTGTCGGCAGCCAAGGTCGGCGGCCTCGACGCCGTGAATTATATCGGCCGCAAGCCGGCACGGGCCTGGAAGAACACTCCGGGCGAACTGGTCTGCGATCTGGATGCCATCACCGAAGCCACGGTGATTTTCCAGGGCAGCGCCCGTGAAGCCGCACGCCTGTATCCGAAGAACGCCAATGTCGCCGCGACCCTGTCATTGGCCGGCCTGGGCCTGGACCGTACCCAGGTCACGCTGATCGCCGACCCGTTGAGCGACGAGAACGTCCATCAGTTCGAGGCACGTGGTGCGTTCGGCGGCTTTGAGTTGAGCTTGCGTGGCAAGCCGCTGCAGGCCAACCCGAAAACCTCGGCCCTGACCGTCTACAGCGTGGTCCGTGCCTTGGGCAACCACGCTCACGCCATTTCAATCTAG
- a CDS encoding ABC transporter substrate-binding protein, whose translation MFKTLFQRFGQASLVALGLSLALNAQAQPTNVTYLLPAPPNSPAFAPWIIAKEKGYYASKDLNLEFIAAKGGVDVAKQVGAGNAMLGGALGDTPIVVRANGIPVRAVAVLGAGGVTMVATNAAENINSISDLKGKTMTVMSYSDTTYYALLASLRKAGLSKTDVNVQAAGPAGVWQLFSANKAQAMAGVPDWVVNAEEAGLQIKLIPQEQIFESMAQAIIASDDAIKNHPEVIRGVVQATLQGMQDIIQDPHAAAVTFAKAVPAYAGKEASLEKTFKLYVEHVYANQSVLGRIDPARLDKVRKFYVSEGIVAKEPALDELYTNQFIETTTAAQ comes from the coding sequence ATGTTCAAGACTCTCTTTCAACGATTCGGTCAGGCCTCGTTGGTCGCCCTCGGCTTGAGCCTGGCGCTCAATGCCCAGGCTCAGCCGACCAACGTGACCTACTTGCTGCCTGCTCCACCGAACTCCCCGGCCTTCGCCCCGTGGATCATCGCCAAGGAAAAGGGCTACTACGCCAGCAAGGACCTGAACCTGGAGTTCATCGCTGCCAAGGGCGGTGTCGATGTGGCCAAGCAGGTCGGCGCCGGTAACGCCATGCTCGGCGGTGCCCTCGGCGACACCCCGATCGTGGTGCGGGCCAATGGCATTCCGGTGCGCGCCGTTGCTGTGTTGGGTGCTGGTGGCGTGACCATGGTCGCAACCAATGCCGCCGAGAACATCAACTCGATCAGCGACCTCAAGGGCAAGACCATGACCGTGATGTCCTATTCGGACACCACCTACTACGCGTTGCTTGCCTCGCTGCGCAAGGCCGGCCTGAGCAAGACCGATGTCAATGTCCAGGCTGCCGGCCCAGCGGGTGTCTGGCAGCTGTTCTCGGCAAACAAGGCCCAGGCCATGGCCGGCGTACCGGATTGGGTCGTCAATGCCGAAGAGGCCGGGCTGCAGATCAAGCTGATTCCCCAGGAGCAGATTTTCGAAAGCATGGCCCAGGCCATCATCGCCTCGGACGATGCCATCAAGAACCACCCCGAGGTGATTCGCGGCGTGGTCCAGGCCACGTTGCAGGGCATGCAAGACATCATCCAGGACCCGCATGCCGCCGCCGTGACCTTCGCCAAGGCCGTACCGGCCTATGCCGGCAAGGAAGCTTCGCTGGAGAAGACCTTCAAGCTCTACGTGGAACACGTTTATGCCAACCAGAGCGTGTTGGGCCGTATCGATCCGGCGCGGCTGGACAAGGTCCGCAAGTTCTACGTGAGCGAAGGCATCGTCGCCAAGGAGCCTGCGCTGGACGAGCTCTATACCAACCAATTCATCGAAACCACGACGGCCGCTCAATAG
- a CDS encoding SDR family oxidoreductase, whose translation MNFYQLQGSTAIVTGGSSGIGLACVELLLEAGAAVAFCGRDSDRLRSAEARLRERFPQARMLAQVCDVLDQASVDAFAQASLSTLGPARVLINNAGQGRVSTFADTTDAAWTEELQLKFFSVIYPVRAFMAQLQSQPGAAIVCVNSLLASQPEPHMVATSAARAGLKNLVRSMATEFAAKDIRVNGILIGLVESGQWRRRFEAREERDLDWSQWTAQLAQRKHIPLGRLGLPIEAARAILFLASPLSAYTTGSHIDVSGGLSRHA comes from the coding sequence ATGAACTTCTATCAACTTCAGGGCAGCACCGCCATCGTCACCGGCGGTTCTTCCGGGATCGGCCTGGCCTGTGTCGAGTTGCTGCTCGAGGCAGGTGCCGCCGTGGCCTTCTGCGGTCGCGACAGTGATCGCCTGCGCAGCGCCGAAGCGCGCCTGCGTGAACGTTTTCCGCAGGCACGCATGCTAGCCCAGGTCTGCGATGTGCTCGACCAGGCCTCCGTCGACGCTTTCGCCCAAGCCAGCCTGAGCACGCTCGGCCCTGCCCGCGTCCTGATCAATAACGCAGGTCAAGGTCGCGTCTCGACCTTCGCCGACACCACCGACGCGGCCTGGACCGAAGAACTCCAATTGAAGTTCTTCTCGGTGATCTACCCGGTGCGCGCCTTCATGGCACAGCTGCAAAGCCAGCCGGGCGCGGCCATCGTCTGCGTCAACTCGCTATTGGCCAGCCAGCCGGAGCCGCACATGGTCGCCACGTCGGCCGCCCGCGCCGGGCTCAAGAACCTGGTGCGCTCGATGGCCACCGAATTTGCCGCCAAGGATATCCGGGTCAACGGCATTCTCATCGGCCTGGTCGAGTCCGGCCAATGGCGCCGGCGCTTCGAGGCCCGTGAAGAACGCGACCTCGACTGGTCGCAATGGACCGCGCAACTGGCGCAACGCAAGCACATTCCCCTGGGTCGCCTGGGCCTGCCGATTGAAGCGGCTCGCGCAATCCTGTTTCTGGCTTCGCCTCTGTCGGCTTACACCACAGGCAGCCATATCGATGTTTCTGGAGGCCTGTCCCGCCATGCGTAA
- a CDS encoding thiamine pyrophosphate-binding protein: MRNENTVTVGAAITAFLEQCEVKAAFGVISIHNMPILDAFAVRGNIRFVMARGEAGATNMADAYARTTGGLGVCLTSTGTAAGNAAGAMVEALTAGTPLLHITGQIETPYLDQDFAYIHEARDQLTMLKAVSKAAFRVRSVETALSTMKLAVQTALTAPTGPVSVEIPIDIQSTFIPMPTDLSPLPVPVAVPAPEALDLVAERLAGAKRPLLWLGGGARHAGPQVKRLLEMGVGVITSTQGRGVVNEDDERCLGAFSQNKLVEGFLQTCDALVVAGSRLRSNETFKYALKLPRTTLRIDANPAIEGRSYSSELFICGDAALALEGLADRLEGRLQTDPNFLTELKDVREKSRKQLIADLGPYSAMVEQLQALTGRDFSWVRDVTLSNSIWGNRLLNLYHPRSGVHALGGGIGQGLAMGIGAAVAAAETAPQRKVFALAGDGGFILNLGELATLVQEKANVVILLMNDQRYGVIRNIQDAIYGARHAYVELHTPDYTQLAESMGLRHGLVSDLKDFGRVLDGALSEAGPFLLEVDMLSVGGFATQFAGPPNSETKAQKATA; encoded by the coding sequence ATGCGTAACGAAAACACTGTCACCGTTGGCGCTGCCATCACCGCGTTTCTTGAGCAATGCGAAGTCAAGGCTGCCTTCGGCGTGATTTCCATTCACAACATGCCGATCCTCGACGCCTTCGCCGTACGCGGCAATATCCGCTTCGTCATGGCCCGCGGTGAAGCCGGTGCCACCAATATGGCCGATGCCTACGCTCGCACCACCGGTGGCCTGGGCGTGTGCCTGACCTCCACCGGCACTGCTGCCGGTAACGCTGCCGGCGCCATGGTCGAAGCATTGACCGCCGGTACGCCGTTGCTGCACATCACCGGCCAGATCGAAACGCCTTATCTGGATCAGGACTTCGCCTACATTCACGAAGCCCGCGATCAACTGACCATGCTCAAGGCCGTGTCCAAGGCAGCATTCCGGGTGCGCAGCGTGGAAACCGCGCTGAGCACCATGAAGCTCGCAGTTCAAACCGCACTGACGGCACCGACCGGGCCGGTGAGCGTGGAAATTCCAATTGACATCCAGTCCACCTTCATCCCGATGCCTACCGACCTGTCGCCGCTGCCGGTACCTGTCGCGGTGCCGGCACCCGAGGCGCTCGACCTGGTCGCTGAACGCCTGGCCGGGGCCAAGCGCCCCTTGCTGTGGCTCGGTGGCGGTGCACGTCATGCCGGCCCTCAGGTCAAGCGGCTACTGGAGATGGGTGTAGGCGTGATCACCTCGACTCAAGGTCGTGGCGTGGTCAATGAAGACGATGAACGCTGCCTCGGCGCGTTTTCGCAGAACAAACTGGTCGAAGGCTTCCTGCAAACCTGCGATGCCCTGGTCGTTGCCGGCTCGCGCCTGCGCAGCAACGAGACCTTCAAATATGCCCTGAAACTGCCGCGCACCACCTTGCGCATCGACGCCAACCCGGCGATCGAAGGCCGCAGCTATTCCAGCGAGCTGTTCATCTGCGGTGACGCTGCCCTGGCCCTTGAGGGGCTGGCCGACCGACTTGAAGGCCGCCTGCAAACCGACCCGAACTTTCTCACGGAGCTGAAGGATGTTCGCGAAAAATCCCGCAAGCAATTGATCGCCGACCTTGGCCCTTACTCGGCGATGGTCGAGCAGCTGCAGGCACTCACCGGCCGCGATTTCTCCTGGGTCCGCGACGTGACGCTGTCCAACAGTATCTGGGGCAACCGCCTGCTCAATCTTTACCACCCGCGTTCCGGGGTTCATGCACTGGGCGGCGGTATCGGCCAAGGCCTGGCAATGGGCATCGGTGCGGCAGTGGCTGCCGCTGAAACCGCGCCGCAGCGCAAGGTCTTCGCCCTCGCTGGCGATGGCGGCTTCATCCTCAACCTGGGTGAGCTGGCGACCCTGGTCCAGGAAAAGGCCAATGTCGTGATCCTGCTGATGAACGACCAACGCTACGGCGTGATCCGCAACATCCAGGACGCCATCTATGGCGCCCGGCATGCCTATGTAGAGCTGCATACACCGGACTATACCCAGCTCGCCGAGTCCATGGGCCTGCGTCACGGCCTGGTCAGCGACTTGAAGGATTTCGGTCGTGTGCTCGATGGCGCCTTGAGCGAAGCCGGGCCGTTCCTGCTGGAGGTCGACATGCTCAGCGTCGGTGGCTTTGCCACCCAGTTCGCCGGCCCGCCCAACAGCGAAACCAAAGCTCAGAAAGCCACTGCCTGA
- the aspA gene encoding aspartate ammonia-lyase translates to MSSAASLRIEKDLLGALEVPAEAYYGIQTLRAVNNFRLSGVPISHYPKLVVALAMVKQAAADANRQLGHLSDAKHAAISEACARLIRGDFHEQFVVDMIQGGAGTSTNMNANEVIANIALEAMGHSKGEYQYLHPNNDVNMAQSTNDAYPTAIRLGLLLGHDALLASLDSLIQAFAAKGEEFSHVLKMGRTQLQDAVPMTLGQEFRAFATTLTEDLQRLRTLAPEVLTEVNLGGTAIGTGINADPGYQHLAVSRLATISGQPLVPAADLIEATSDMGAFVLFSGMLKRTAVKLSKICNDLRLLSSGPRTGINEINLPARQPGSSIMPGKVNPVIPEAVNQVAFEIIGNDLALTIAAEGGQLQLNVMEPLIAYKIFDSIGLLQRAMDMLREHCIVGITANEQRCRELVEHSIGLVTALNPYIGYENATRIARIALESGRGVLELVREEGLLDDAMLADILRPENMIAPRLVPLKA, encoded by the coding sequence ATGTCCTCCGCTGCATCATTGCGCATCGAAAAAGACCTGCTTGGCGCTCTCGAAGTCCCCGCTGAAGCGTACTACGGCATCCAGACCCTGCGAGCGGTGAATAACTTCCGCCTCTCCGGCGTTCCGATCTCGCACTACCCCAAGCTGGTCGTGGCCCTGGCCATGGTCAAGCAAGCCGCTGCCGACGCCAACCGTCAGCTCGGCCACCTCAGCGATGCCAAGCATGCCGCCATCAGCGAAGCCTGTGCACGCCTGATCCGCGGTGACTTCCATGAGCAGTTCGTGGTCGACATGATTCAAGGCGGCGCTGGCACTTCGACCAACATGAATGCCAACGAAGTCATCGCCAACATCGCGCTGGAGGCCATGGGCCACAGCAAGGGCGAATACCAGTACCTGCACCCGAACAATGACGTGAACATGGCACAGTCGACCAACGACGCCTACCCGACGGCTATCCGCCTGGGTCTGCTGCTCGGTCACGACGCCCTGCTCGCCAGCCTCGACAGCCTGATCCAGGCCTTCGCCGCCAAAGGTGAAGAGTTCAGCCACGTCCTGAAGATGGGCCGTACCCAACTGCAAGACGCAGTGCCGATGACCCTCGGCCAGGAATTCCGCGCGTTCGCCACCACGCTGACCGAAGACCTTCAGCGTCTGCGCACCCTCGCGCCGGAAGTTCTCACTGAAGTGAACCTGGGCGGTACTGCCATCGGTACCGGCATCAACGCCGACCCTGGCTACCAGCACCTGGCTGTTTCGCGCCTGGCAACCATCAGCGGCCAGCCGCTGGTACCGGCTGCCGACCTGATCGAAGCCACCTCCGACATGGGCGCTTTCGTGCTGTTCTCCGGCATGCTCAAGCGTACTGCGGTCAAGCTGTCGAAGATCTGCAACGACCTGCGCCTGCTCTCCAGCGGTCCGCGTACCGGCATCAACGAAATCAACCTGCCAGCGCGTCAGCCGGGCAGCTCGATCATGCCAGGCAAGGTCAACCCGGTGATCCCGGAAGCGGTCAACCAGGTCGCCTTTGAAATCATCGGCAACGATTTGGCCCTGACCATCGCTGCTGAAGGCGGCCAGTTGCAACTGAACGTGATGGAGCCGCTGATCGCCTACAAGATCTTCGACTCGATCGGCCTGCTGCAACGCGCCATGGATATGCTGCGCGAACACTGCATCGTCGGCATCACTGCCAATGAACAACGTTGCCGTGAACTGGTCGAACACTCGATCGGCCTGGTTACTGCGCTGAACCCGTACATCGGTTACGAAAACGCCACCCGTATCGCCCGTATCGCCCTCGAGAGCGGTCGCGGGGTGCTGGAACTGGTACGCGAGGAAGGCCTGCTCGACGACGCGATGCTCGCCGACATCCTGCGCCCGGAAAACATGATTGCTCCACGCTTGGTGCCTCTGAAGGCCTAA
- a CDS encoding IclR family transcriptional regulator, producing MNDSDLLKDTQDKYIVPGLERGLLLLCEFSRQNRTLTAPELARRLELPRSTIFRLLTTLETMGFVTRSGNEYRLGMSVLRLGFEYLASLELTELGQPLLARLCDRLNYPSNLVVRDGRSIVYVAKVSPPSVFSSAVNVGTRLPAHATVLGRILLEDLTLAELRDLYPEDHLEQYSPCTPKTVLELFDLVQGDRQRGFVSGEGFFESAISTVAAPVRDHTSRIVAALGVTIPTVQIGHVNFEELLSQVRRSADELSRLLNYTPNVGHNRVTALMRD from the coding sequence ATGAATGATTCGGATCTGTTGAAAGACACTCAGGACAAATACATCGTGCCGGGCCTGGAGCGCGGCCTGCTGTTGCTTTGCGAGTTCAGCCGGCAAAACCGCACACTGACCGCCCCCGAACTGGCGCGGCGCCTGGAGCTGCCGCGCTCGACCATTTTCCGCTTGCTGACCACCCTGGAAACCATGGGTTTCGTCACCCGCAGCGGCAATGAGTACCGGCTGGGCATGTCCGTGTTGCGCCTGGGCTTCGAATACCTCGCCTCGCTGGAGCTGACCGAACTGGGCCAGCCATTGTTGGCGCGCCTGTGCGACCGCCTCAACTACCCGAGCAACCTGGTGGTGCGCGATGGCCGCTCGATCGTCTATGTGGCCAAGGTCTCGCCGCCCTCGGTGTTTTCCAGCGCCGTCAATGTCGGCACGCGCCTGCCCGCCCATGCCACCGTGCTGGGCAGGATTCTGCTCGAGGACCTGACGCTGGCCGAACTGCGCGACTTGTACCCCGAAGATCACCTGGAACAGTACTCGCCGTGCACACCGAAAACCGTGCTCGAGCTGTTCGACCTGGTGCAGGGCGACCGTCAACGCGGCTTCGTCAGCGGTGAAGGGTTCTTCGAGTCGGCCATCTCTACCGTAGCGGCGCCGGTACGCGATCACACCAGCCGGATCGTCGCCGCTCTGGGCGTGACCATCCCCACCGTGCAGATCGGCCATGTGAACTTCGAAGAGCTGCTCTCGCAGGTGCGCCGCAGCGCCGACGAATTGTCGCGCCTGCTCAACTACACCCCCAACGTCGGCCACAACCGCGTCACTGCGTTGATGAGGGATTGA
- a CDS encoding ABC transporter ATP-binding protein, whose amino-acid sequence MYAIAPQWNTPALKEDLEPTEIEFRQVGKCFPAKGKSEAPFAIRDVNFKIRRGEVVSIIGPSGCGKSTILNMGSGLYRPSEGEVFVGGEAVTGPVRKVAFMLQKDLLMPWRSIRRNVELGLEIQGMPAAKRQPIAEDLLKRCHLQGFADHYPFQLSGGMRQRAALARTLAIDPQVLFLDEPFSALDAQTKMILQQDMARMLFEEKKTALFITHDLVEAIAMSDRLLVMSARPGTIIEEITVDLPFRENPLERRKLPEIGPLAGRLMELLKVGEDTELH is encoded by the coding sequence ATGTACGCAATCGCCCCACAATGGAATACACCAGCGCTCAAGGAAGATCTCGAGCCGACAGAAATTGAGTTCCGTCAAGTCGGCAAATGCTTCCCGGCAAAGGGGAAGTCAGAAGCGCCTTTCGCCATCCGTGACGTGAATTTCAAGATTCGCCGCGGCGAAGTGGTTTCGATCATCGGCCCATCCGGCTGCGGCAAAAGCACCATCCTGAACATGGGCTCGGGTCTTTATCGTCCCAGCGAAGGCGAAGTCTTCGTGGGTGGCGAAGCCGTCACCGGCCCCGTGCGCAAAGTGGCGTTCATGCTGCAGAAAGACCTGCTGATGCCATGGCGCAGTATTCGTCGCAACGTCGAGCTGGGCCTGGAGATCCAGGGCATGCCTGCCGCCAAGCGCCAGCCAATCGCCGAAGATCTACTCAAGCGCTGCCATCTGCAAGGCTTTGCCGACCACTACCCCTTCCAGCTGTCAGGTGGCATGCGTCAACGCGCTGCCCTGGCCCGCACCCTGGCCATCGATCCGCAAGTGCTGTTCCTCGACGAGCCATTCTCGGCTCTGGATGCCCAGACCAAGATGATCCTGCAACAGGACATGGCACGGATGCTCTTTGAAGAGAAGAAAACCGCGCTGTTCATCACTCACGACCTGGTCGAGGCGATTGCAATGTCCGATCGCCTTCTGGTCATGAGCGCCCGCCCCGGCACCATCATCGAAGAAATCACCGTCGACCTGCCATTCCGGGAGAACCCCCTGGAACGTCGCAAGCTGCCGGAAATCGGTCCTCTGGCCGGTCGCCTGATGGAACTGCTGAAAGTCGGCGAAGACACCGAACTGCATTGA
- a CDS encoding cupin domain-containing protein codes for MTDLSAQQDTPKSWERPAGSSLEGWMQTRIARYETRKYDWNALKFQADYDPKFRRAQMRYIGTGGTGVSTDMNTIPSENFTFSTMVIPAGHEGPPHLHTDVEEVFFVLRGKLKVIIEKDGERFETILTDRDVISVPPGVYREEINIGDEDALMCVMLGAKKPVTPTYPPEHPLASIKRG; via the coding sequence ATGACTGATTTATCTGCACAGCAAGACACCCCGAAAAGCTGGGAACGGCCCGCCGGCAGCAGCCTCGAAGGCTGGATGCAAACCCGTATCGCCCGTTACGAAACGCGCAAATACGACTGGAACGCGTTGAAATTCCAGGCCGACTACGACCCGAAATTCCGCCGCGCGCAAATGCGCTACATCGGCACCGGTGGTACCGGCGTGAGCACCGACATGAACACTATCCCGTCGGAGAACTTCACCTTTTCGACCATGGTCATCCCGGCCGGCCACGAAGGACCACCGCACTTGCATACCGACGTCGAAGAAGTTTTCTTCGTCCTGCGCGGCAAGCTCAAGGTGATCATCGAGAAGGATGGCGAGCGTTTTGAAACCATCCTCACCGACCGTGACGTGATTTCCGTGCCGCCAGGGGTGTACCGCGAAGAGATCAACATCGGCGACGAAGATGCGCTGATGTGCGTGATGCTGGGCGCCAAGAAGCCTGTGACCCCGACCTACCCGCCAGAGCACCCCCTGGCTTCGATCAAGCGCGGATAA
- a CDS encoding alpha/beta fold hydrolase, with protein sequence MQPAIFNHDPAPTAKLEALLDSQFAQRELAVDDGRLAIREVGTGPAIVLLHGIGSGAASWLQVALALSQDARVIAWDAPGYGDSTPLAHPAPSAMDYAGRLLHMLDALGIETCVLVGHSLGALTATALASSQPHRVSRLVLISPARGYGDPARETQRQQVRAKRLQTLECLGIAQMAHERCAHMLSSRASSSALAWVQWNMSRLNPAGYRQAIELLCGDDLLRHAPLSVPCEVHCGEADAITAPEACHGLAKSLAASFSLIPDAGHASPIEQPIVVAGRLAHALKESLTGSAL encoded by the coding sequence ATGCAGCCTGCCATCTTCAACCACGATCCTGCGCCCACGGCCAAACTCGAGGCGCTGCTCGACAGCCAGTTTGCCCAGCGCGAACTGGCAGTGGACGACGGCCGTCTGGCTATCCGTGAAGTCGGAACCGGCCCGGCCATCGTGCTGCTGCACGGGATCGGCTCGGGCGCGGCGTCATGGTTGCAGGTGGCTTTGGCGCTGAGCCAGGACGCCCGGGTGATCGCCTGGGATGCACCTGGCTATGGCGACTCCACGCCACTGGCCCATCCCGCACCTTCGGCCATGGATTACGCCGGGCGCCTGCTGCATATGCTCGACGCGCTGGGCATCGAAACCTGTGTGCTGGTCGGCCATTCGCTCGGCGCCCTGACGGCGACGGCATTGGCCAGCAGCCAGCCGCATCGCGTCAGCCGGCTGGTGTTGATCAGCCCGGCCCGTGGCTATGGCGACCCTGCGCGAGAAACCCAGCGCCAGCAGGTGCGCGCCAAGCGCCTGCAAACCCTGGAGTGCCTGGGCATCGCGCAAATGGCCCATGAACGTTGCGCCCATATGCTCTCCAGCCGCGCCAGCAGCAGTGCCCTGGCCTGGGTGCAGTGGAACATGTCGCGGCTCAATCCTGCTGGTTATCGCCAGGCCATCGAGCTGCTCTGCGGCGATGACCTGCTACGCCATGCACCGCTGTCAGTGCCTTGCGAAGTGCACTGTGGCGAAGCGGACGCGATTACCGCCCCTGAAGCCTGCCATGGCCTGGCCAAGTCACTGGCGGCGAGCTTCAGCCTGATTCCCGATGCCGGGCATGCCAGCCCCATCGAACAACCCATTGTGGTGGCTGGGCGCCTGGCCCATGCCCTCAAAGAATCCCTGACAGGTAGCGCGCTATGA
- a CDS encoding ABC transporter permease, giving the protein MKSLNNSMLGSMALLILFLLLWQWGPGLLGMPEFVMPQLTRVAEESVVMWQSSGLLQHTLITAFEIIVGFGLGALLGVVIGVSLGLSPSAEAILSPYILALQIAPKVAFAPLFVMWLGYTIYPKILIAILIVFFPVMINVLSAIRTVDPDMINLVRTMNASRWQIFRLVELPSAMAALFSGLRIASTLAVIGVTVGELVGGNQGLGFLLVDSEGQGNTAGVFVAIVMLTLIGVLAYGAVVWAEKRVLHYMPKAMLSTQ; this is encoded by the coding sequence ATGAAAAGCCTGAATAACTCCATGCTCGGCAGCATGGCCCTGCTGATCCTGTTTCTGCTGCTCTGGCAATGGGGCCCCGGCCTGCTCGGCATGCCCGAGTTCGTCATGCCGCAACTGACCCGCGTCGCCGAAGAAAGCGTGGTGATGTGGCAATCGAGTGGCCTGCTCCAGCACACCCTGATCACCGCCTTCGAAATTATCGTCGGCTTTGGTCTCGGCGCCTTGCTGGGCGTAGTCATCGGCGTGTCGCTGGGCCTCTCGCCTTCGGCCGAAGCCATTCTCTCGCCTTACATCCTGGCGCTGCAGATCGCACCGAAGGTCGCCTTCGCCCCGCTGTTCGTGATGTGGCTGGGCTACACCATCTACCCGAAGATCCTCATTGCCATCCTGATCGTGTTCTTCCCGGTAATGATCAACGTGCTCTCGGCGATCCGTACCGTGGACCCGGACATGATCAACCTGGTCCGCACCATGAACGCCAGCCGCTGGCAGATCTTCCGCCTGGTGGAACTCCCTTCGGCCATGGCCGCGCTGTTCTCCGGCCTGCGTATCGCGTCGACCCTCGCCGTGATCGGCGTCACCGTTGGCGAATTGGTCGGCGGCAACCAGGGCCTGGGCTTCCTGCTGGTCGATTCCGAAGGTCAGGGCAATACCGCCGGGGTCTTCGTCGCCATCGTCATGCTCACCTTGATCGGCGTGTTGGCCTACGGCGCGGTGGTCTGGGCCGAGAAACGCGTCCTGCACTACATGCCCAAAGCCATGCTGAGTACCCAATGA